In Bosea sp. (in: a-proteobacteria), one DNA window encodes the following:
- a CDS encoding HIT family protein, whose translation MTAYDPSNVFAKILRGELPSHTVYEDAETLAIMDIMPRADGHVLVIPKAPCRNVLDAPADALKAVALTTQKLARAVKAAFAAEGVTIQQFNEAAGGQVVFHLHVHVMPRFEGVALRPHTGAMEKNEVLADHAEKIREALKRT comes from the coding sequence ATGACCGCCTACGACCCGTCCAACGTCTTCGCCAAGATCCTGCGCGGCGAATTGCCCTCCCACACCGTCTACGAGGACGCCGAGACGCTGGCGATCATGGACATCATGCCGCGCGCCGACGGCCATGTGCTGGTGATCCCGAAGGCGCCCTGCCGCAACGTCCTCGACGCGCCCGCCGATGCGCTCAAGGCCGTGGCGCTGACGACGCAGAAGCTGGCACGGGCCGTCAAGGCTGCCTTCGCCGCCGAGGGCGTCACCATCCAGCAGTTCAACGAGGCTGCCGGCGGGCAGGTCGTGTTCCACCTGCATGTCCATGTCATGCCGCGCTTCGAGGGCGTGGCCTTGCGCCCGCATACCGGCGCGATGGAGAAAAACGAGGTGCTCGCCGACCATGCCGAGAAGATCCGCGAGGCCCTGAAAAGAACCTGA